A region of the Arctopsyche grandis isolate Sample6627 chromosome 10, ASM5162203v2, whole genome shotgun sequence genome:
CTGTGAGCGTTTTCACATGATCTTTGCCGTAAATTTTCTTGAACGTGGCAAAACCTTCGGCGTAATGTGATTTTGCGATAGCGCAATTTCCTAATTTGAGTTCTACGCTAGCCAAATTCATCCGAGCTGTGAGCGTTTCCACATGATCTTTGCCGTAAATTTTCTTGAACGCGGCAAAACCTTCGGCGTAATGAGATTTTGCGATAGCGTAATTTCCCAAATCTCTTTCTGCGGTAGCCAAATTCATCCGAGCTAATAGCGTTTTCACATGATCTTCGCCGTAAATTTTCTTTCTCGCTGCAAAAACTTCAGCGTAATGATCTTTTGCGATAGCGTAATTTCCTAAAGTGCGTTCTACAATAGCCAAATTCATCTGAGCTGAGAGCGTTTCCACATGATCTTCGCCGAAAAATTTCTTGAACGCGGCAAAAACTTCGGCGTAATGAGATTTTGCGATAGCATAATTTCCTAATTTGTCTTCTACGCAAGCCAAATTCATCCGAGCTGAGAGCGTTTCCACATGATCTTCGCCGAAAATTTTCTTGAACGCGGCAAAAACTTCGGATAAATGAGATTTTGCGATAGCATAATTTCCCAAATAGCTTTCTACATTAGCCAAATTCATCCGAGCTGTGAACGTTTCTACATGATCTTCGccgtaaattttctttttcCCCGTATAAACATCGGCGTAATGAGATTTTGCGATAGAATAATTTCCTAAATTAAGTTCTACATTACCCAAATTCATCCGAGCTGAGAGCGTTTCCACATGATCTTCGCCGTAAATTTTCTTTCTCGCGGCATAAACATCGGCGTAATGTGATTTTGCGATAGAATAATTTCCTAAATTAAGTTCTACATTACCCAAATTCATCCGAGCTGTTAACGTTTCCACATGATCTTCGCCGTAAATTTTCTTGAACGCGGCAAAAACTTTGGTGTAATGAGATTTTGCGATAGCGTAATTACCTAAATTGCGTTCTGTGGTAGCCAAATTCATCCGAGCTGTGAGCGTTTCCACATGATCTTCGCCGTAAATTTTCTTGAACGCTACAAAAATTTCGGCGTAATGAGATTTTGCGATAGCGTAATTTCCTAGTTTGAGTTCTGCGGTAGCCAAATTCATCCGAGCTGAGAGCGTTTCCACATGATCTTCGCCGTAAATTTTCTTTCTCGCTGTAAAAACTTCGGCGTGATGAGATTTTGCGATAGCGTAGTTTCCTAAATTGAGTTCTACGCTAGCCAAATTCATCCGAGCTGTGACCGTATTCACATCGTCTTTGCCATATTTATGCCTCATAATTGATTCCAATCTCTCATAAACTTTCTTTGCTTTTTTATGGCACTGTGTGTCGAAATAGGAGTCTcccaaaatacataataattcttCAATATAGAACATGTGTTATCATTAGAACCAGATGCATAAATTTCGTCAACACACGATATAAAAGCCTCCAAATGAAAAGTTAATTCGCGTTTCCTACAAAATTCACTCATAGAATTTTCTTTTGGATGAACGTGTTTGAAAAAACGAAACGTTTTTTCGACGAAGATTTCTTCCAAATTTTTCTCCTTCATCATCAGCCTGGTCACTATCTGCACCAAACTGTGAATAGTTATATTTCCAGAGTCAATCTTAATGATCGAAAACTCTTTTAAAATCTCCAATTCTTCTTCCAATTGGTTCCCAAAAAAGCTTTGCAACCAGCTCGTTTGAATATCTTTCGTAGCGATGAAAGAAATCACATTGATAATCTCTATGGCCTTttcaccaatatttttatattccgaAATAGTTTCAAGAATATTTCTGAAATTTGTAAATGTAGTTTTCTTGTAAGAACTTATTTTTTCCGGTAATACCGTTTTTAATATACCCGCCTAACTTTCGTAAAACTTGTCAATACATTGGGAAATTGTATACTCGGTATTTTCTTGAAACTTTTTCTCCATGTAGACGGCTACTTGTTGAATCACTAACGGGAAAAATTCCAATATTTGAACAAGTCGTTTCACGTGATGTGTATCCAGTTTTTGTTTAATGCTGATTTGATTTTCCACTAGTCTCATTGCGTTTTCAGGGGTCAATACCATGAGgttcgttttaaatttaaattcccaATCCGACTTCAATgaagtaattataataaatgggaGATCATTGCCAAAATCACTCTCCTTGGGCATAAATGGATCAATACTCTCCCTATTGCAAGCTTCGTCGAAAACGAAGAGGCACTTTGTCGGATAGAACTCTTGATAGACTTCCACAACTATTTTGGCGATGTCTTCTGATGTCCGTCTGATTTAATTGTAGTTTTGTTTAATGTCTTGGCCAATCTGCGAAAAGAGTCCTCCATGGATTCACTAGATCTAGCGTCGAtccaaacaattttattttcatgctGGCTTCCGTGTTTCTGAATATATCCACGAACCAGTTCAGACTTTCCCATTCCTGGAAGTCCACAAATCACGTTCGTGTGCTCGTTCACTATTTTCCCCATCCGAATCTGATTTCTTAAAGCTTCAATTTCCTTGTCCCTGCCCATGAATGATTTCACAGGATTTTCGACGTTGAATTTCACTGCCTTCCATTCTAATAATTGGTGACTATTTTCGAATGTCctgtattttatttcttttcctTTCTTCTTTTTCCTGTCTACTTCATCTCCCGTCCAATTGAACACTTCAGAGTGAAAATACTCCAATATGTCTTCCACGTATCGGTCAATGTCTTCTTTGTGGAAGTCATCATCGCcatattttcttttctgttcCTGTAATATATCttgtttaataatttcttttaattcagCTTGATCCGGTTGGTTTGAATATATCTTGTAATATATCTTGAACTGGTCGGTCAAAATCATTTTGGCACCTATACTACTTTCCATATCCAACGGGATGTTGGTGTATACGACGAGGTCTTCCTGTGTTAATTCCCCTAAAGAAATCATCTCCTACCATATCTTTGTAAGCGAAAAAGTATTTTACGATACTAAAATCGCTATCGTCACCCGTGAGTAAACTCATTGAGTCGATCTTCTTATTGCCAGTAGAATTATGTTTTGCCTGCAAACAGCGACTGGTTTGCTTTTTTCCTTCTTCTCGCAAAAAGACAAGGTCGTCGAATTTTCTTGCTTCTTCTATCTCGACGCCGATTTTGAATCGGAATTTGTTAAAAACGGCCCtcataataaacaacatggcaATGTAGCACTCATAATTGCGACCTTCTTGAATGTGCCTAGCTGGTGCTTCTGGAAgttaatgttatattataataaaagcgtGACAATCTATTCATAatttcttatatttaaaattaattttcgtgTTATACTTGATTTTGTTTGTAACAGCCTTTCCTGCAAATTCGTTAGTACTTGATcgtctataataaaataaaaaattgaatttaaaaaaaaagtcacgtcatacaataaatacacagttttatcattaatttatttaaacatttccaCCTGTTCCAGTTAAAAATTTCACTGATGAAATTGTATACATCAGTAcacactagggtttctgacccgggtcgacacGGGaaagacattcccgggaattcgcggaatttttgttgtcccgtgtcccggaattcttatctcgaatcccgggaattggatttaaaaaatcttgaaaatatacaacattttcacgtctGCACgtagggaaataataaatcaagtacacaaagaatactaaaatattctcAATGTTTCATTGTTTAGCAGTAAGTACAGCGCATTTcccgaacgtggaagttttatgagcatatggttctgtgcgtttggccaaaatcgttttttattaattatatttttggaaaatctcaatatcgAAGGAttttaccgatgaattattcccagaattgaaaactaaaatcgaagaaagaagaagcctaaaactgatttttttaacacaaattttaaataattctaatattataccgaacaaaacattcttcaaatgttgtaataaaagcgaatgtatgtacatatgtatatcctacggtcaaactattatgaagcgagtatatccttcttgtattgacgattccacaatggaagatactcttttagattcggatgaagatgaaacaattgtgcgtttgacgatgaatgaagaattaaataaggagttatcaaagacaaatatacaaaataacgtaaataaaaataatctcgattttaaaaaagaaattaaaatatacatggtGACAGGataaaaaaccgataattaaaaaaaaatgttttcgtcccttttaacaataaagccaacttcgaccgaaaatgaaagagttttttccattgctggaaatttttataccaaatctaaaaataggctttcggattctcatttaaatattttagtattcttaagaagctactttaaataaatttacttttataattacattttttccagttaatagatatattatgtattgtttacttttttttatatttgtacataaataaatattttttttattaataaaaaatatattgaattaaaaaaaaaaatttttttatgtgtcccgggatcccgggaatcccgggaacgatacCGGGCTCCGTcctgtgtcccgggaattgaaaaagtccgggaaatcagaaaccctagtacacaCTAGGGTTTCTAACCTGAATTTGGATTCTGATTctcaatattacaaaaataaaatgaacgttcatatgtacatatgtgcgtttgGTATAATTGGAAATAAATCTGAGAAATAAAGTTGAAATTAATACtaactaatattttttaatctcgTATAGatttgattatataaaataacattaaaaacagACCTTGGACCCGCTTCTTCGGCTGAAATATTCGTGTTATTAGATTGTGAAGTCGCCATCCCACTGATTTTACCACAGAAACTTGGTATAGAAATTTTAATAGCTCTTACGAATCGCACACCTGATTAAATGGCTGACGAATCGATAAATCGCTCCTTTTATAAACGAAGTCGTATCTTATCTTTACAAGTGGTTTAATATCGATACGAAAACAAATTAGGGTTGATATGCCACGTACGCCATTTTTCTGTGCAAAATTAGATAAGTGCCATGTTATTTCCTTTTCGAAGTCTCTGTTCCCTATTGATCTCTTCGGAACTATCAGTTATCGTGAACTGACTCAACTGTGGATCTTGGCAAGtaaaattgttttgttttattcttcGCTTGTCCGAagcatattagagtttgggcctgtaatttggagtcctacTGAagttaaattctctctcttgatagaaaagTTCAAACAAAGTTTCTTCGATacctttatatgaggaaatataaatattacccctatttatttcccactgcctttttacaaggtgttCTAGGCTTAGACttactatcttcgagaagaattaatgccatttccaaatacttctttggagtattaaagggaagtattTACAACCCTTCGAATTTATTGGAACttaaattttgggcgcctgaatgcggtagagctttgcgtcatcgtttTCTTTTCCAACCTATGTATTGCTgtgaaaacgtctgctttcaataattcgtctcttgtaaaggctatccggttccgtaatgtgatagatgagcaTTCGGACCTGTTTGATTAtcatgttgatgaactggtcagtttcatgagattcaacacgagtctatttgaatgagatgaatgattgccaaattgttctttttactttatctatttacgtagtaacaatagatgaagttttgtgattatgcgaaaattcgaactcgagattttgacttatgtacattatatggatTTTTCAACTCCATATTATGGAGTTCTACCCATATGACTAGAGATAGGCGCATCACGGTGCCGTATTGTCCATTTCtattgtgaacctttttttgctcgCTAGCTTTGTATTTCATTGTAATAGACAATGGCGAACCCATTTTTTGTCCAAAAAGTACTGGATAGCGCCTATCTCTGCAtatgactcattcattgaagattgagagaatccaaaaacggtttctcagatatctttatatgaaattgtatggtcaTTATCCTTGACTATATCCTAATGCATTCTTATTAtgcttcaactcattggagtctcgtcgtgcTATGTTTTTGGAAAAGCACTTTTTTGAGCTATTTAATAAGATAGTACACAATCCTtaggttcttaatgaatttaaattttgtactcCTAATGagttcagggacctgaggaacCGTGATTTgtttcctcctgtggctcgcacaaatatgtacatatgtgttggcAACGTCTtcaatatctagagcgatatatttGCTCAACCAGGTTGCTgatgaaattgacctcttcaatgaAAACTATGCTAAACTggttaaaaatatgttaaatagtcaaaacaaaaaaattatatgtacaaacaacaacaaatttatatgtaaaaattattactaACAACAAATTTATGTGtacatttaaatcatttaaactCTGAAACACACCCTTTTTTGTCGATATCTCTATGAACTTCTGCGATGTAGAGTTCGTTCGCCGAGAAAGAAAAATTGTTTTAGTATTGGAAACTACCGGTTGACTGCAAGGTATgcgtcacatatgtatatgcaattaattttttaaagtttttctcgaaaatgaaaataatgaatgtaaatttattttctagatttattgcatttaataaatacaacaaaatacaaaaatgcaaaatataaataatgtcaCATTTTCTCTTGTAACAATTTCCTGTTATCGAAAATTTTCTTCTGCTACCATTGTGCAGTGATGCAAAGCATCACGGCCCATGctcgatatgaaaaaaatattaagaaacagAACAGAACAGAAAATGACAAAATACTTTCTCACGTATTCCAACAAAAACCAAGTAAGTATGGATCATATTTGATGGTATACAGTCTAtacaccagtggcgtgcggtgaaattctctctctatTTGTCGTACAGCCTAAATTAATGTGCGCAAGCGGGATACAAGGGGAACAGTCTTTATCAATctttcgtgcacattaagttgGACTttacgacaaaaagagaaaaaaaatcaccgtacgccactgctatacacatatgtataagctaAGTAGGCGTGTCAATAACAAATCAGGCGTGTAGCCGCTCGAGTACGAAGCCGAGGGCCAAGGCGCCCAGGGGTCAGGCACCAccgggggcgcaggcaccggattctggtatacatataatttcgaaagagacagtaaatatgtttgtttgttcgtgacagacaatttattaaaaaaaaaaaatgagtattcaaataaatttataaaaaataaaagtattcaaatacatttaataaaatgtttactatacatttaatcatgtttaagcggcttatattacaaataccgagtgaagccgggtaaaaccactagtcagCTATAAACTACTTGACAGAAACACATGCAATCACAcactgattgaccgattttagggtgtgaccagttttctcgtgaccagttttagggtgtgaccagttttctcgttacCAGTttaagtgtgacgggtgatcacgtgtgaccgatctagagcgaccggttgttctgtgaccggttcacatttgactagtaatcaccgaaccgtatgcGTCATATCCATATACGGATCATATGCACAAGCGTTGGCCATATGGCGAGTATTTTTGACTAATaaaccatatatacatattgtgttAAACGTCAATATCTTTATTATgagtatttttgaattttttttcgcgtaccacttTGTAGTACATAaagctaaattgtaccaccatataaaaatgattgtatttcatgaaatttgtttttgcaagtgtaattatatagtactagctgtattacccggcttcgctcagtatttataatataaaccgcttaaacatgactaatattttattaaaaaaaaataaaattttaaaattaaaaaaaaaatcaaaaaataaaaaaaaaataaaaaataaaaaaaaaataaaaaaaaatgaaaaaaaaaatcttttaataaatttttaaaaatattttttttttgccttctatggcttcgccctcggcgccccctgagcctttgccttctagagctttgccctcggtgcccccctgagcctttgccttctagggcttcgcccttctgcgccccccttagctattgccgtttagggcttcgcccctctgcgccccccttagctaatgccttttagggctgcgTCCctctgcgccccataaggctgcgcccccttcggggccccatggtgctgcgcccccttcagggccccatgaggctgagccccataaggctgagccccataaggctgagccccataaggctgcgccccctttggggtcccatgcggctgagccccataagactgcgccccctgtggcgcccctggcggggccccatgagacTACACCCCTGCGGCGGTGAATCCAttggatcgaaaaaaatcaaatcggcgcctatgaatcgaaaaaaaaaataaatcgaatcatttgttcgatgactgtcgttaatctgtgcttcagtctgtctggcggttttcgatcgtttgcaccgcatcgaataCAATACATTTCAGCTATTTAACAAATAGTTGAAAAAACAAGAATTTTGGGGTTGAGGTGTATCCCATATCGATACGGGACGGTTAAACACatccatgattttttttttatacgagTTCTGTCTTTTCGATGCAGTttgtttgttgttgtggaatttattatactattaaaactatcaaatacttttaaattattttatttttttagttaaaaacaaaataaatgaagattatttaattttaatttgaataaaatgaatGGTCGTATTTGGTCGTGCTTGAAACGATCGTTATAATTAGACGTTTTGAGACAGTGTTTTGTTGTGGACTCGGAATCGCTCAGGGGCGGCGGCTCGCTGCGTtgggggcgcggcgggggcGCAGACCCTCACCGAGACATGGAGGCGGCTGTCGTGGACCTGGAAAACTCAGTCAGCCTTCATTTTCACCACCCACAACCACCCTCACTCATTCACCATTCACACAAGCACTCTCACTCTTCGCACTCCTCGCACAGAACCTGTCACATATAACATTCACTTTGACACTCTACCACACcatttatttacttatacaCACGGTCTGTACATCCAGGATCGTTCAAACGACCATTTCACGTCCAAAGTGCAACATTAAAGACAAATTTTCACcactttatattaaacaatattgCTAACCGGATACATAACCTAAAAGTTTTATTGAGTTGATGCAAATCGCATTTCAGGTGAAGCGAACGGACGAAAGACTCGACATGATGGCTTGGAAGATAGACACCGTCGAGAGGCAAATATCAGAGCCCGATCAGAATCCTGAGACGTCGGTGATGCGGCTGCTCAAGTCCGTAACGGAGGTTTGACCTTTCGATCATTTTCTATgcacttattatatatatatatgaaaacaaTTGACAGTTACTTTCCAGCAACGCTTTTGCACTAATAC
Encoded here:
- the LOC143917762 gene encoding uncharacterized protein LOC143917762; this encodes MATSQSNNTNISAEEAGPRWKYDQVLTNLQERLLQTKSKAPARHIQEGRNYECYIAMLFIMRAVFNKFRFKIGVEIEEARKFDDLVFLREEGKKQTSRCLQAKHNSTGNKKIDSMSLLTGDDSDFSIVKYFFAYKDMVGDDFFRGINTGRPRRIHQHPVGYGK
- the LOC143918100 gene encoding uncharacterized protein LOC143918100, with product MEAAVVDLENSVKRTDERLDMMAWKIDTVERQISEPDQNPETSVMRLLKSVTEVRNDYQNLRREILEVQELQKQVGDRLKQQVQQVHGRFSSLKERIAAVPNN